One segment of Papaver somniferum cultivar HN1 unplaced genomic scaffold, ASM357369v1 unplaced-scaffold_137, whole genome shotgun sequence DNA contains the following:
- the LOC113334622 gene encoding uncharacterized protein LOC113334622: MARFFGLTNIKFLLLLACLILTYDVAILVEGRMAMGSMSSEEEDLDLKAQLNSLNKPPVKTIQTSWGDLYDCIEFHKQPAFDHPLLKKYKNSTREMIVSKKSDTMPMSGVDGCPKGTVPIRRTSKEDLIRAKSLSVSSPLSSSNSRPGVEYRAVVTYLKIGEAFNGARGIVSVWNPKVNQDQFSSAEMALKSGPQEQTSAIKFGWTVNPQLYGDNMTRTFAYWTGDGGHRTGCYNTLCKGFVQVHQT, from the exons ATGGCTCGCTTCTTTGGTTTAACGAATATCAAGTTTTTACTGCTGTTAGCGTGTTTGATTCTTACTTATGATGTGGCAATACTAGTCGAAGGAAGAATGGCTATGGGTAGCATGTCATCAGAAGAAGAGGATTTAGATTTGAAGGCACAACTCAATAGTCTAAATAAACCTCCCGTCAAAACAATACAA ACTTCTTGGGGTGATTTATATGATTGCATTGAATTCCATAAGCAGCCTGCTTTTGACCATCCATtgctgaagaagtataagaactcG ACGAGGGAGATGATTGTGTCCAAAAAATCAGATACAATGCCGATGAGCGGAGTTGATGGGTGTCCAAAAGGAACTGTCCCAATTCGCAGGACATCTAAGGAAGATCTCATCAGAGCCAAATCTCTAAGTGTTTCATCACCATTATCCTCATCAAATTCTCGGCCGGGTGTTGAATAT AGAGCAGTTGTAACTTATCTGAAAATTGGAGAAGCATTTAACGGCGCCAGAGGAATAGTTAGCGTATGGAATCCCAAAGTAAATCAAGACCAGTTTAGTTCGGCAGAGATGGCACTTAAATCCGGACCACAGGAACAGACCAGTGCAATCAAATTTGGATGGACT GTCAATCCACAATTATATGGTGATAATATGACTCGAACTTTTGCATACTGGACT